The Salvelinus alpinus chromosome 21, SLU_Salpinus.1, whole genome shotgun sequence genome has a segment encoding these proteins:
- the LOC139547893 gene encoding kinesin light chain 1-like isoform X1 → MLSGEEILCSTRQVIAGLEALRGENHTLLDNLQEVLEGRPVAESGSVEQEKSGIIRQSLERIELGLGEAQVMMALSAHLGSLEAEKQKLRTQVRRLCQENQWLRDELAGAQQRLQDREQVVVTLEEQNRHLQFMSSIRKYDQESPPPDDKETGSTKESLDDLFPTDEEEQSQISQPHGSSAAAAAQQGGYEIPARLRTLHNLVIQYASQGRYEVAVPLCKQALEDLEKSSGHSHPDVATMLNILALVYRDQNKYKEAANLLNDALAIREKTLGIDHPAVAATLNNLAVLYGKRGKYKEAEPLCKRALDIREKVLGMDHPDVAKQLNNLALLCQNQGKYQEVEQYYERALHIYQSRLGPDDANVAKTKNNLASCYLKQGKYRQAEALYKEILTRAHEKDFGSVDGEVRDIWTHTEEEGSMQDGLGSLKRSGSFTKLRESIRRSSEKLVRKLKGVGPQDTTPPTPGMKRANSLNVLNVGARERQEAARNPCSLTENRTLSSSTQSLARRGSLSSAHYTSEH, encoded by the exons ATGCTGTCAGGGGAGGAGATTCTGTGCAGCACGCGGCAAGTGATAGCGGGCCTTGAGGCGCTGCGAGGTGAGAACCACACCCTCCTGGACAACCTGCAGGAGGTGCTGGAGGGCCGGCCGGTGGCCGAGAGTGGCAGTGTGGAGCAGGAGAAGAGTGGCATCATCCGCCAGTCTCTGGAGAGGATAGAGCTGGGCCTGGGAGAGGCACAG gtGATGATGGCTCTGTCGGCCCACCTGGGCTCCCTGGAGGCGGAGAAGCAGAAGCTGCGCACCCAGGTACGAAGGCTGTGCCAGGAAAACCAGTGGCTGAGGGACGAGCTGGCCGGGGCCCAGCAGAGGCTGCAGGACAGGGAGCAGGTGGTGGTCACGCTGGAGGAGCAGAACAGACACCTGCAGTTCATGAGCAGCATCCGCAAGTACGACCAGGAGTCGCCCCCACCG GATGACAAAGAGACGGGCTCCACCAAGGAGTCCCTAGATGACCTTTTTCCCACGGACGAGGAGGAACAGTCACAGA TATCTCAGCCCCACGGTAGTAGTGCGGCAGCAGCGGCCCAGCAGGGAGGCTATGAGATCCCGGCCCGCCTGAGGACCCTTCATAACTTGGTGATCCAGTACGCCTCCCAGGGCCGCTACGAGGTGGCCGTGCCCCTCTGCAAACAGGCCCTGGAGGACCTGGAGAAGTCCTCGGGCCACAGCCACCCTGACGTGGCCACCATGCTCAACATACTGGCTCTGGTCTACAG AGACCAGAACAAGTACAAAGAGGCGGCTAACCTCCTGAATGACGCATTGGCCATTCGGGAGAAGACCCTGGGCATAGATCACCCTGCG GTGGCAGCCACACTCAACAACCTTGCTGTACTGTATGGAAAGAGAGGGAAGTACAAGGAGGCTGAGCCACTGTGTAAGAGAGCCCTGGATATCAGAGAGAAG GTGTTAGGCATGGACCACCCTGACGTGGCAAAGCAGCTGAACAACCTGGCGCTGCTGTGTCAGAACCAGGGCAAGTACCAGGAAGTGGAGCAGTACTACGAGCGTGCCCTGCACATCTACCAGAGCAGGCTGGGCCCCGACGACGCCAACGTGGCCAAGACCAAGAATAACCTG GCTTCATGTTACCTGAAACAAGGGAAGTACAGACAAGCTGAGGCTCTGTATAAAGAGATCCTGACCCGGGCCCATGAAAAAGACTTTGGATCTGTGGATG GTGAGGTGCGGGACATCTGGACCCACACGGAAGAGGAGGGCTCCATGCAGGATGGCCTGGGCAGTCTGAAGCGCAGCGGCTCATTCACCAAGCTCCGCGAGTCGATACGCAGGAGCAGCGAGAAGCTGGTCAGGAAGCTGAAAGGAGTCGGACCTCAGGATACCACCCCTCCGACTCCTGG GATGAAAAGGGCTAATTCTCTGAATGTGCTGAACGTGGGTGCGAGGGAGCGTCAAGAAGCAGCAAGG AACCCCTGCAGCCTGACAGAGAACCGAACCCTGAGCTCCAGCACCCAGAGTCTGGCACGGCGAGGATCCCTCAGCTCTGCACACTACACCTCTGAACactag
- the LOC139547893 gene encoding kinesin light chain 1-like isoform X2 — MLSGEEILCSTRQVIAGLEALRGENHTLLDNLQEVLEGRPVAESGSVEQEKSGIIRQSLERIELGLGEAQVMMALSAHLGSLEAEKQKLRTQVRRLCQENQWLRDELAGAQQRLQDREQVVVTLEEQNRHLQFMSSIRKYDQESPPPDDKETGSTKESLDDLFPTDEEEQSQISQPHGSSAAAAAQQGGYEIPARLRTLHNLVIQYASQGRYEVAVPLCKQALEDLEKSSGHSHPDVATMLNILALVYRDQNKYKEAANLLNDALAIREKTLGIDHPAVAATLNNLAVLYGKRGKYKEAEPLCKRALDIREKVLGMDHPDVAKQLNNLALLCQNQGKYQEVEQYYERALHIYQSRLGPDDANVAKTKNNLVKDGE; from the exons ATGCTGTCAGGGGAGGAGATTCTGTGCAGCACGCGGCAAGTGATAGCGGGCCTTGAGGCGCTGCGAGGTGAGAACCACACCCTCCTGGACAACCTGCAGGAGGTGCTGGAGGGCCGGCCGGTGGCCGAGAGTGGCAGTGTGGAGCAGGAGAAGAGTGGCATCATCCGCCAGTCTCTGGAGAGGATAGAGCTGGGCCTGGGAGAGGCACAG gtGATGATGGCTCTGTCGGCCCACCTGGGCTCCCTGGAGGCGGAGAAGCAGAAGCTGCGCACCCAGGTACGAAGGCTGTGCCAGGAAAACCAGTGGCTGAGGGACGAGCTGGCCGGGGCCCAGCAGAGGCTGCAGGACAGGGAGCAGGTGGTGGTCACGCTGGAGGAGCAGAACAGACACCTGCAGTTCATGAGCAGCATCCGCAAGTACGACCAGGAGTCGCCCCCACCG GATGACAAAGAGACGGGCTCCACCAAGGAGTCCCTAGATGACCTTTTTCCCACGGACGAGGAGGAACAGTCACAGA TATCTCAGCCCCACGGTAGTAGTGCGGCAGCAGCGGCCCAGCAGGGAGGCTATGAGATCCCGGCCCGCCTGAGGACCCTTCATAACTTGGTGATCCAGTACGCCTCCCAGGGCCGCTACGAGGTGGCCGTGCCCCTCTGCAAACAGGCCCTGGAGGACCTGGAGAAGTCCTCGGGCCACAGCCACCCTGACGTGGCCACCATGCTCAACATACTGGCTCTGGTCTACAG AGACCAGAACAAGTACAAAGAGGCGGCTAACCTCCTGAATGACGCATTGGCCATTCGGGAGAAGACCCTGGGCATAGATCACCCTGCG GTGGCAGCCACACTCAACAACCTTGCTGTACTGTATGGAAAGAGAGGGAAGTACAAGGAGGCTGAGCCACTGTGTAAGAGAGCCCTGGATATCAGAGAGAAG GTGTTAGGCATGGACCACCCTGACGTGGCAAAGCAGCTGAACAACCTGGCGCTGCTGTGTCAGAACCAGGGCAAGTACCAGGAAGTGGAGCAGTACTACGAGCGTGCCCTGCACATCTACCAGAGCAGGCTGGGCCCCGACGACGCCAACGTGGCCAAGACCAAGAATAACCTGGTGAAGGATGGAGAAtag
- the LOC139548540 gene encoding creatine kinase M-type-like — MTKNCHNDYKMKFSDVEEFPDLSLHNNHMAKVLTKDMYKKLRSKSTPSGFTLDDCTQTGVDNPGHPFIMTVGCVAGDEECYEVFKDMFDPIISDRHGGYKPTDKHKTDLNFENLKGGDDLDPAYVLSSRVRTGRSIKGYTLPPHNSRGERRMVEKLSIEALATLDGEFKGKYYPLNAMTDAEQDQLIADHFLFDKPVSPLLLSAGMARDWPDARGIWHNDAKSFLVWVNEEDHLRVISMEKGGNMKEVFRRFCVGLQKIEAVFKKHNHGFMWNEHLGYVLTCPSNLGTGLRGGVHVKLPKLSTHAKFEEILTRLRLQKRGTGGVDTASVGGIFDISNADRLGSSEVQQVQMVVDGVKLMVEMEKKLEKGEAIDGMIPAQK; from the exons ATGACGAAGAACTGCCACAATGACTACAAGATGAAATTCTCTGATGTAGAGGAGTTCCCAGACCTCTCCCTGCACAACAACCACATGGCCAAGGTGCTGACCAAGGACATGTACAAAAAGCTGAGGAGCAAGTCTACCCCCTCCGGTTTCACCCTGGACGACTGCACCCAGACCGGTGTGGACAACCCTG GACACCCCTTCATCATGACCGTCGGCTGCGTTGCTGGTGATGAAGAGTGCTATGAAGTCTTTAAGGATATGTTCGACCCCATCATCTCCGACCGTCACGGAGGCTACAAGCCCACCGACAAGCACAAGACCGACCTGAACTTCGAGAACCTGAAG GGAGGTGATGATCTTGACCCCGCCTACGTCCTGTCCAGCCGTGTGCGTACCGGACGCAGCATCAAGGGATACACCCTGCCCCCCCACAACAGCCGTGGCGAGCGCAGAATGGTTGAGAAACTGTCCATCGAGG ccCTGGCCACACTGGATGGTGAGTTCAAGGGAAAGTACTACCCCCTGAATGCCATGACCGATGCCGAGCAGGATCAGCTGATCGCCGACCACTTCTTGTTTGACAAGCCCGTCTCCCCCCTGCTGCTGTCCGCTGGTATGGCCCGTGACTGGCCCGACGCAAGAGGAATCTG GCACAACGATGCCAAGAGCTTCTTGGTCTGGGTGAACGAGGAGGATCACCTGCGTGTCATCTCCATGGAGAAGGGAGGCAACATGAAGGAGGTCTTCAGACGCTTCTGCGTTGGTCTGCAGAAG ATTGAGGCGGTCTTCAAGAAGCACAACCACGGCTTCATGTGGAACGAGCATCTCGGCTACGTGCTGACCTGCCCCTCCAACCTGGGAACTGGCCTGCGCGGTGGAGTGCACGTCAAGCTGCCCAAGCTGAGCACACACGCCAAGTTTGAGGAGATCCTGACCAGGCTGCGTCTGCAGAAGCGCGGCACAG GTGGTGTGGACACGGCCTCCGTGGGTGGAATCTTCGACATCTCCAACGCTGATCGTCTGGGCTCCTCAGAGGTGCAGCAGGTGCAGATGGTGGTGGATGGTGTCAAGCTCATGGTGGAGATGGAGAAGAAGCTGGAGAAGGGAGAGGCCATCGATGGCATGATCCCCGCCCAGAAGTAA